The genomic region TATTTGGTAGTAAAATTGATTTAAATAATCTAGACAGCTATCAAAATAATGATATTCCATCCTATATAAGATTTTCTAATCAAGGTAATGCTATAGAGAATGATAAAGCGACATTAGGTAGAATTCTATTCTATGATACAAAGTTATCTACTAATAACAGTATTTCTTGTGCAAGCTGTCACCAGCAAGAACACGCGTTTAGCGATACGGCAATCGCTAGTACAGGAGTAAATGGTATGACTGGAAGGCATAGTATGAGATTAGTTAATGTAGGATTTCAACCTAGCACTAATTTTTTCTGGAATGAAAGAGTCAATTCTCTTGAAAATCAGGTAACTCAACCTATAAAAGATCATGCTGAAATGGGTTTTAGTGGTGAAAACGGCGCACCATCTTTTGATGATCTACTCATCAAGCTATCTGCTACAGACTACTATCAGGTATTATTCAAGCACATTTATGGAGATATAGCTGTTACTGAAGAGCGATTACAAGAATGTTTATCTCAATTTGTGTTAAGTATACAATCCTTTGACTCAAGATACGATGATGGATTACTAGCAACTGGTAATCCTGGACCAGGTTTTCCTAACTATAACATGTCAGAGAATCGTGGTAAATTTCTATTTATAACCACACCTGAAAATGGCGGTGCTGGCTGTGTAAGTTGTCATGTCCCGCCAGAATTTGCTATAAAAAACAACATTCACAATAATGGTGTTATTGCGACTATCGCAGATCCAAATGTTTTTGACCACGATAATACCAGGTCGCCCAGTTTAAGAGATCTTGAAAATCCCGAAGGCTTCATCAATGGACCATTAATGCATAATGGAACCTTTACTACCTTACTAGAAATGGTAGAACATTATAACTCAATAGATATGACTAACCAGCAATTGTTGGATCCTCTATTATTTGACAGTATAGGACCTAACGGTCCAATAGGCCAGCAATTACAACTAACAGATAATGATAAAACAGCACTAATTAACTTTTTAAAGACACTTACAGGTACTGATATTTATACTAATCCTAAGTGGAGTGATCCTTTTGCAGATTAAATTTTAAGGAACCAGTAAAGCTTCAAAATCATGTTGTGAACCTTGAAATACATTTCCATCAACTAAGGTTTTAATTCCATCTACTGGAAACCGATCACTGTACTGCCAGAAATCCCACTCGATACGTGGCGCATTAATTCTATTATAATTTGCTATCCATATTCTAGGATATTCTTCAAAGTAAGAATCTGGCATCAGAACATCTCTATAAAAAGCCTCACCACTATAAATAATTGGTTGAACACCATAATGATCTTTAATAATTTTAATCCAATTCTTGAGACCTTTTCTTAAAGAAGCTTTATTCTGCACATTAGAAATATCCTCGATATCTAATACAGGTGGTAAATCACCTTTATGTAAAACTACTTGATTTATAAATACAGCAGCCTGCTTTGCACTATTAACATTACTCCAGTAATAATGATAGGCGCCTTTTTTAATTTGGGATTTTGTCGCGCCAGACCAGTTTTCTTTAAATCTATTATCTAATTCTGTTCCCACTACAGCTCTTATAAACACAAAGTCTATTTGCATTGTACTATCTGGATGTTCAATGTTATCCCATTCAATAATACCTTGATGATGAGAAACATCTATTCCATGTATTGCATATTTTTTGATGTGATCACTTTTATAAACCATTGAGGCATCGTACTTGTTCAAGTTATAAAACCAGCGATATATAGGCTTTTTATATTGGAATAATAAAATAGATATAACACCAATTATTGAGAGTATGAACCACCATTTTTTAAAATTCATTTCTTCTTTTTATGGTTAAGTCGTATTTCTTTGAGTTCTAATAAGGTTTCAATAACCACCTGATCATCGATTTCTTCCAAGCTTTCAAATCGCAATGATCGCAACATTTTTCTTCCTTCACCTGCGACTAATTTACCATGTTGATTAGTCAATTCATTACCATAGGACATTCCTAGGTCTACAAATTTTTTACGGAAATTCAGGAAGCAAAACATCTTTTTTTCATCAAGATAATAAAAAGGCAAATGCCATTTATAATTCAGTTGTGCCTCAGGTATAGTCGACTCTATCAGTGATTGCAAATGCATCATAATGGAGCGATAAGGCTCTGGAGAACGGTAGATATAATCGTGTGCGGGATTCATGTTATAAAGCTATTTCTTTTTACGCTTTCGCGAAAGCGTAAACAACACCACTTCTCTACTCTTTAAAAAAAGTTTACAAAAAATAGAGTTAAATCAGATAAATACATTTACTTTGTATTTCAAAGTACTTTAATTATGACTAAAGATAAAGTTCTAGACGACTTAAAAGAGATCAGGTCCATTATGGACAAGTCTACACGATTTATATCACTGTCAGGCATGAGTGGTGTGATGGCTGGTATTTATGCACTAATAGGCAGTGTTGTAGGATATTTTGTAATTGAGGAAGCACGTGAAAAAGGATATACCGACACGCTAGACAGCCTGTTATACACTCCATGGGAACGTAATCCATCACTTAAAATCATAGTCATTGCTGCTGTTATTCTTTTTCTGGCAGTAGTAACCGCCTTTTTCTTAACTAAAATAAAGGCTGCAAAATACAAGCAAAAAATATGGAATAAACAATCCATAAGATTAGTTGTCAACTTTCTAGCACCATTAACCATAGGTGGCTTATTTACACTGGCGTTATTACAGTATGGATTGTTATTTTTAGTAGCGCCAGCAATGCTCGTCTTTTATGGATTAGCGTGTATGAATGCAGCAAAATATACACTAGGTACGGTTAAATATCTGGGATTAAGTTGTGCTATTCTGGGTCTAATTAATACACAGTTTATAGGTTATGGATTGTACTTTTGGGCAGCAGGATTTGGATTGTGTCACATTATATATGGTACTGTGATGTACTATAAATATGATAGATAAACGTCTGATCTTTATCGATAAAATAAAATCTTAACTCAATACAGACTCATGAGTCTTATCAATAAATTAAATAAAGCATTTGATCATCGTATTAGACTAGGCATTATGTCTGTTCTAGTCGTAAACGATCATGCCGATTTTAAAGAGCTCAAAGAGTTGTTAGATGTTACAGATGGTAACCTTGCTAGTCATGCCAAAGCACTCGAGAAAGAAGAGTATATAAGAGTAGAAAAAAGTTTTATAGGTCGTAAGCCTAATACTAAATATATCGCTACAGATGTGGGCAAACTAGAGTTTAAAAAACATATCGCTGCCCTAGAAAAATTATTAGGTGGATAATAGACATCTATAAAAATCGATCAACCTAAGAACACAACTAAGAATAAAAAAATGAAAATCACACGGTCAATTTATTGCTCGCTCTAAGCCTATATATTATGAAATCTATTTTTTATCATTATACTTTGAAATACAAAGTACTTTAAATTATATGAGAGAACTTTTAGTGAGTTTAGGTTTTACCATATCTAGTAAAATGTATGTCTTTTTTAAAAAGGGAACATCATGGCATTTACAGACTAAACAACTGCTCTCCTACCCTAATCATAGTTTAGGATTTCATCTAGGTTGCTTTTTATTAAAACACAAATTTGAACCTCAGCCACGTTGTGAGGATCATGACGTTTTTCATGTTCTAACGGGTTACAAAGTAGACACTGCACAGGAAATTGCAATGCAGTTTTGGTTATGGGGCAACGGTAAGCGTAGTCCATTTGTAGCTCTTGCAATGCTTATTGGTCTACTTCTATATCCAGATTGTTATAACAGCTTTACTAGAGCATATTTAAAAGGTCAATATTCTAAAGCTATACATCATATTGATTTCAGCCAACATCTGTCATCACCTATATCAAATTTTAAAACTAACTCTAATACTATATCATCATGAAAAAGACCATCGTTATTATTTTAGGCGGCATCACATTTGCCACTCTATTTTACAACCACTTTCTGGGGTTAAATACAGCAGTTTATGCTCTATTTCTTATCATAGCGCTTGCTATAATGAATACTAAATCACTTCTTAAGCCTACCATTATTGCCAGCGCCGCTGGAATGATTGCCTCTTCCATTGCTATTATGATGCATGGATCTGGCATGGCTGTAATGTGTTACTTCTTATCTGTGTTTTTATTTATAGGAATGGTTGCTAGCTCTCAAGCTAGTATTTACACGAGCTGGTTTAATGGCTTATACAATCTGTTTTTTGGAATGTTCCATGACTTTATTTTTAATATTCAAAAAATTAAAGAAGAGCCTACATCTACTTATGCAGTAAGTCAGATTATAAAAATCACCGTCATTCCTATTCTTTTAATTATTTTATTCTCTTATCTCTATAGTCTAGCAAATCCTGTGTTTGCAGAGTGGTTAGGATTTATAGATCTCAGTTTTATAGATGGACTATGGTTTTTTACAGCTATACTAGGTGGCTTTATCATGGGGAATATAGCACAGCCTAATGCGATTGATCCCTTAACCGCAAATGACATTAATACTGATAATTTCTTAAAATCTAAAGAACTAGAAAATCCAGAAATTGAAAAAGCTAAAAATGAATTACAACTAGGTACGTTCTCCATTAGTGCTCTTAATATCCTACTGGTCATTGTATTGATTACAGAGCTGATGTTTATTTTAAATATCAAGGATTTTGCAGCATCAGAATTAAGCGATGCGGTTCACTCTGGTGTTTATGCCAGCATTGTAAGCATCATTCTAGCCGTGGTGATTATTGCTATATTTTTTCGCGGAAGCATCAACTTTATAAGAGAAAACGGAACTCTTAAAACACTCACTTTTATATGGATAGGGCTTAATTCCCTATTAATCGCCAGCATATTTACAAAGACCTTTTTATACATAGATCAATATGGGTTATCCATGAAGCGCATAGGTGTTGTGGTGTATCTTACCTTATGCTTAATAGGCCTATTTACAACCTTCCTAAAGGTACAACACCAACTAAACTTTGTGTATTTATGGCGCCGTAATCTAGCGGTAAGCTTTGTGATTATCTCCATATTTTCATTATTCAATTGGTCTGCTATTGTTACAGATTACAATCTCAATAATGATTTTGTAGATCATAAACAGTTAGAAAGATTACTACCACAAAATGCTTTGATTCTTAAAAAGCATGGATTATATGACGATGCACAAGAACTCAATAATAATTTAGGATATAGCTCTGCACGATACTGGGAAGAGCATTTTACAAATCGTCAATGGCAAGATTTTAATTATATCGCATATCAAATTAAGAAAGAAAATAATCAAGATGCTCAAAGCAATCCATAATAGGCTAGCCTTATGTAAAAGGATAAATTCTTATGGAATTAAGACTGCCTTGCTAACCTTTATTTATATGATGGTAATAGGATCTGGTTATATCTTAACCCATTTTGACTTTTTTATCGCTTTTATCTTATTAGGAGTTTTTATTGGTACAATTATCAATGGAATTATGATAATAGCGGTTTTAATTCAACTATTAAGAAATGTGAATCGGACGGTTGAGACCTTATTTACCATTTACATTCTACTACTTAATATACCGATGGCGTTCCTTCTCATATTTCTCAACGACTTTTTAAACCAACATTTTTATTCATGAACTATTTAAAAGAATTAACTCCTGTCAATCGATTTGCACATTGGACAGCTCTCGCAAGTTTTTGTTTAGGCACTCTATCATTCTTATCGTATTTAATATTTAAACAAAGTGATTTAATAGAGATTGGTCTAGGTTACATCGTCATAGCTGTGGTGTGGAACATCATTGTTCTCGTAATGATTATGATAGCAGCTTTAAGCCAAAAAACATCATTTAAAGAAACTGCATATACGATAGGCGTATTGCTAGCTAATATACCTATAGCCTTTCTCTACTTTATAATAATCCTTGAATTTGCTATATGAAAACACTAATCATTAATCGCTTTAAAGAACTAAGCATTTTATTAATGCTTAGTTTAACTAGTATCGTACTTCTTACCGTACGCATAAAAATCACACACGACTTTTATATGCTATTCCTAGTCTGGAATCTTTTTCTAGCAATACTACCCTATGTTATTAGTTTATGGTTAGAAACAAGCATAGCTAGTACGTATTATAAAAGAACTCATAAATGGTTGACCGTACCTATTTTTACAATATGGCTGCTCATTTTACCTAATGCTCCTTACATTATCACTGATTTAATACACATTAGAAACGCAAGTGGTGCTTTTCTTATCTATGATAGTATTCTTATCGCTAGTTTTGCTATTACCGGTTGCTGGGCTGGCTTTATGAGTTTACATCAAATGATAAACAGCCTAAGCTCTATACATATTATTAAAAGAGAGGTACACCAAACTGTACTGCCATATCTTATTCTATTTCTATGCGCCATAGGCATATATTTAGGTCGTGATTTAAGGTGGAATAGTTGGGATATCATCCAGCAACCAGCTAAGCTTTTTACAGACACTTTATCTATTTTTATACATCCGTTAACACACCAGACAGCTTGGTTACAAATCATACCTATGAGTCTATTTTTAATGGTCCTCTATAAATTATTTCTTCAATATGAAGCGAAGTCTTAAAATCAAATACGCTATTCTAGCGATAGTTATCTTTTTAATAGAAGTCTTTATAGCGCTTTATATTAATGATTCTTTCATACGACCATTTCTAGGAGATGTGCTAGTTGTTGGATTGATTTATTGCGCAGTAATGGCCTTTACATCATATCGAGTGGTAACGATAGCTATAAGCACATTAATTTTTAGCTATATGGTAGAGTTAGCACAATATGCGCAAGTAGTTAACCTACTAGGATTAAGTGACAATAAATGGGCTAGAATTATCATAGGCACTAGTTTCTCATGGTGGGATATGGTGTGTTATACCTTAGGGTTTATAATCATATTACTAATTGAGAAGAATAAAAGAATCATGAAAATTAGTCAATAACGATTTCGCGAAAGCGTTATTGAAAATTAGACTTATAAAAAAAGCGAGCTTAGGCTCGCTTTTTTTATGTACAGTTTTCAGTCCTTACTCCTTGCTGTCCACAAAATCTTGTAAATAAGAGAACCTTTCTGTTAAAGTACCTTCACTGGTAGTCATACGTGCACGCTCTAAAATTCCATTTTTATCGCCATTAAAAAATGCAGGAATCACGTGCTTTTCAAACATCTCACCAAAACCTTCACTCGCATCCTTAGGCAATTCACAAGGCAGGTTATCTACAGCCATAACCGTTATAGCGCCGGCTGATTTAAATGGCACCTCTTTTTCTGTTAAAGTATCATAGGCATATATAGGATCTGCAATCGTGCTAGGTCTTATAGTACACGCAATAGGACCGTCAATATCACAACTCACGTCTGCAACAAGATTTATTTTAAAATCAGCAGCCTTCATATCTTCTCTCGTAAAAAAGTAAGGCGCTCCATTACCGTAGAAATGACCAGTAATCAACATATCGGTAACTTTGGCATATTTCATAAAGTCACTCTTCAACAACTCTGGATTGTTATAACACTCTGTTTTTGTAGGCTTATATCCATCTTTCCGAGTATAATAATCTACTACGTCTAACTGTGTATACACAGTTTGTACATTATTAAACTGCCCTAATTGTAAATATTCTTTGGGCTTTAAGGCATGTATATGTAACTCTTCCAGCACTTCTATAATACCACCGGCAACTTTTCCCACTCCAGTCATTGCGATGTTAATGGGTGGTAAATCGCATTTAATGCGATGCAGCTCTGCTTTAAGCGATTTATAATCTGGCAAGCTTTCTACCTTAGGTAATTCAAACAATCCATCGCGCAAACCTAGTGCACGGAAACCATTATAAGCTCCTACAATCCCAGCATATCTACCAAAACCTATTAATCGTGCTCCGTTCTTTTTTACAATCGTCTCGTGATCATAAAGCTCTATTTTTTTGTTTAAGATTGCTCTTAACAGTTCTCTATTATATGGTTGCTTTTTAATAGTATGCGAAAAGAAAAAGTATTTCTTATTAGCTATCAAAGCATCTATAGGTACTTCTTTTACACCTATCATCACATCTGCACTACTTACATCTTCTTGAACATTAATGCCGCTAGCAGCATATTGTGCATCACTAAAAATTCTAATGGAAGAAGACTCTACTGTGAATTCCGCTTTCGCGAAAGCGTGATTCAAACGACCCAACTGCTCTGGAGTAAATACTACTCTCCTATCTGGCGGATTCTTTCTCTCTCTAATTATGGCAAATTTCATGGTGGATTTTTAAAGTAGCAATATAAGGAAATCAGGCAAAACCCTATTATGGGAATTATAGTCAATGAGTCGGGAAATATGATTCAAATTTGAAGGTTGATATGAATGCATCTTTGCCATGTAATTAAATATAACCGCCTGATAACAAGGCATAAAAAACAATATCATGAAAAAAGTAATCGCATTTTTAACCATCGCTCTAGCATTAACAGCAACTTCACAAGCACAACACAGTATGAAGAAAGACAAAATGATGGATGCTCCTGTAAAAACAATTGCATTAGAACAAGTAGCTGGTGAATTTGTACAAAAAGAAATTAAAGTAAATCCTGGTACTTATGTATTTACAGTAACCAATAATGAAGTGGGACACGATGTAGGTTTTGTACTTGTGAAAAAAGGAGATGATATCTCTAACCCAAAGAACCATATCCAAACGGCATATGTAACGCAAGCAGTAGCCACTGGTCAGACACAATCATCGCAGGCAACAACATTGAGTGCAGGTTCTTACTATTACTTTTGCCCATTAAACCCTACAGCTACAGATAATTTATTAATTGTTGAGTAACTCTATGTAATTCCCCATAGATATAGAGTTTACTCCTGATCCCAACTCGCTGCTGAGTTGGGATTTTTTTTATTTCTTTTGGCATAGTTTTTACTACTGTTACAGTGGTTAATAATTATATTTGCAACCGCTTTAGTTTTATGTCATAGGCTTAAAATTGAAGAATAGACAATTTGGGGTCGACTGGTTTTGACAGCGAGACCGAGTTAATTGTAAGCATGTAGAGCGCTGGGAAACAGCTCTTAAATCTCATTTTTCATCTTTTTTAAACGGCGAGAATAACTACGCCCTAGCTGCATAATCCGAATTACAGTAGGATAGTGCCTCGGTCTACAAGGTAGACAAGCAGGAAATCTCTCAGCAGCCTTGATTTACGGCGACTGATTATGGGATTTCGTAAAAGTAAATCTATCCTCATCAGGGCTTTGATGTTGAGGAGAAACTTAATTGAAGACAAGCGTTGCTTTGGTAGTTTCTAACCGGTGTAACGACTGAAATTAAATGGAAACTAAACATGTAGAAGGCCGTTAAATCGCTCGTTTGGACGAGAGTTCGATTCTCTCCGACTCCACAATTAGTCTCATAATTAATTATGAGGCTTTTTTTATTTTTAGGTGATCATTTCATCTTGTTTCTTATATCTTAATCACGCTAAAGTGCCACCTATTAAAGATCCCTTAAAAGTTTTAGGAAATCATTATTAATAAAAAAGAGTGGTACAGATTTTATTTAATGGTGTATTTGCGCAATGCAGCAAAGTGAGTATTTAACGCTTCAAGAGCATCATCACTTTTTTTACTTTTTATAGCTTCTACTATATCCGTATGTTCACCTACTAACTTAATGGCTTGTGTACGGTCACATATATCTTCTTTATTAAAGTGTCCAATGATATCTGGCACGATAATTTTCATTAATCCATATAAAACGGAATTCTCACTGGCCTTTACAATGGCCAAGTGAAATTTCATATCTTCTATTAATGATGGTAATCCGTTAGTAATACAGTCTACAAAGTTTTGATGTGCTTTTTCTAACTGTTTAAGAGACTCTTTGGTACATCTAGTAGCAGCCATTTGAACTGCATGGGATTCTATGATTACTCTAGTTTCAACTAGCGAGTTAAAATCTGGTGTATCTAAATCGAGAATATCATTCATCATGGTATTCATAGAAGGCACACCTATACCGGTAATGATGGAACCACTTTGCGGTAGTGTCTCGATAATCCCATAAAATTCTAATTTCTGGATTCCAGCTCTTATCTGGTTGCGACTTACACCTAGTTTTTCTGATAGTTTTCTCTCTGATGGTAATTTGTCTCCAGCTTCTAGATTATGTTTTTTAATTAGCGCACGTATTTCACTAACCACATCATTCTCGTGAGTAACGATGTTTTCAGTATCATCAGTTGTAACTAATTTGAGACCATGCTCTATCATAAAACTATTATTAAATGAATTGGTTTACCAATCTGGTTGCCCAAATTAAAGTGATATCATAGATATTTCCAAGAAATACGGCTGCTAAATTTACAAACCTATTATTTTAAAATCAACTAGTACTTATTAAGCAATTAAAAGATTTGATATTATAGCACTGATGCAGTCTGAACAGCTATTTCAATATCTTGTTCTAAACCTTTAAAATCGCCGTGATTGATTTTAAGTTTATCAAATAACTGACTTCCCATTCCCACACAATTAACACCAGCATCAAACCATTCTTTCAAACCATTTTCTGTAGGGTTGATTCCACCTGTAGGCATAATGGCTAGTTGTGGTAGGACTGATTTAACCGCTTTCGCGAAAGCGGAACCTATCACATTTGCAGGAAATATTTTAATCATCTCACAACCCAAATGCATTGCGGTAGTAGCCTCTGTAATAGTGGCAATTCCAGGTATATAAGCAATATTGTGGTGAACACAATAGTTAGCAAGTTCTGTAACTAAACCTGGAGAAACGATAAATTGTGCGCCGGCCTCAACAAATTGCGCTGCTGTTTTTGAGTCATAAATCGTCCCTACTCCTATCACTAGATCATCATACTTTTTAAAATGAGGTATTATAGTTTTAAAAGTCTCAAGACCATTGTGCCCACGATTGACAAATTCAAATACACGTACTCCACCTTTATAAGATGCTTCTATGGTATTGATCACTACGCTTGCATCCTGATGGAAAAATACAGGAACTATCTTGTGCGATTCTGTTTGCTTAATAAATTGTGTAATATCCATTATCTTAAAAGTCTACCTACGTTATCGCCTTTTACTAGTTCTTCTACTTCTTCTTTACTACTTAAATTGACATCTCCTATAGTACTGTGTTTTAAAACAGATGCCGCTACACCAAATTCTACCGTTTCTTGCGGATCTAAATTTAAAAAACCATAGATTAATCCAGCCATAAATGCATCACCACCACCTATACGATCGACGATGTTTTTCATGTCATAATTCTTAGAGGTATATAACTTACCATCTGTATAAAGTAAACCAGATAGTTCATTACGAGAAGCCGTCATTGCATTGCGTACAGTTTTTGAAAAAGCTTTTATATGTGGATATTTTTTGAGCACCTTATCACAGTTAGTCTGCCAGTCTTCATCCTGTATACCTAGACAGTTTTCTAGATCAACTCTTCCACCTATTACCACATCTGTTAACTCGACTAGACCTGGCATTATGTCCAGTGGTTGTTTACCGTATTGCCATAAATTGCGTCTGTAATTAATGTCTCCACTTGTAGTGACTCCTCTTTTCTTAGCTTCCTTAAGTGCTCTAAGCGTGATGTCTGCAGCGTTTTGAGAAATAGCTGGTGTGATACCACTGTAGTGAAACCATGACGCATCTTTAAAAACGATTTCCCAGTTAATTTCATCTTCTTTAAGATGTACAAAGGTGCTATCAAATCGATCATAAACAATACGTGATGGGCGTTGCATCGCACCTGTTTCAAGATAGTAAACACCTAGACGGCCTTCTTTGCGCACGATACCTTCACCACTGACTCCATTAAGTTTTAAAAATCGCTCTACTCGCTCTCCTAAATTATGATCTGGTAAGGCGGTGATATGGGTACTATCCAAACCAAAATGAGCTAAAGAAACTCCAACATTTGCCTCTGATCCACCAAAGGTAACATCAAAATTTACTGTTTGAAATAATCTCTTATAATCTGGAACGGTAAGTCTCATCAAGACTTCTCCTATAGTAACTACCTTTTGTGCCATTTAATATTAATTATTTTTTAGCTAAGTCCTTTTGAGGGAATATTTTTTCTCTAGGGAATTGTTTTTCGAGCAACTTTGTCATTTTCTTTTCCGCTTTCGCGAAAGCGGCATTACCAGATAAATTTACGTATGCTAGTAAGCTATTTTTATGTTCATAGAGTTCTGCTTCTATTACTTCATTAGTAGTTGCATCTCTCCATTCTGTATAACGCCACTTACCATCAGTAACGCTACATCCCATAATTTTTTTACCTCGAGGATAAACGCTATAAGCCGCTTCATCCCATTCTAATTCTGGATTATTTAAAACAGGCAGGATGCTCTTACCATCTGATGGCGGTGCACCTTCTAAGTTGCATATATCTACTAGTGTTTGAAAAATATCCACATTTTCTACCAGCGCATCTGAAGTTTTATTTGTAACGCGGTTCTTATATGAGGTTTCTCTACTAACAATTAAGGGTACTCTTACATCAATTTCCAGATTAGATTGCTTACACCATGATGCATATTCTCCTATTTTATAACCATGATCACTCATAAAAATAATCGTGGTGTTTTTTCTTAAATCTAACGTTTCTAACGTATTCATTATTTTACCTATCTGAGCATCTATGTAACTTACACTAGCATGATAACCATGAATTAAATCCCTAGTTAATTCGTCATTTAAATCACCTTCTTTAGGAATACCATAATAAGCTTTTAACTCACCCCATTTAGGTAATGCTAGCCTATAGGCGCTGTCAGGTTTTTCTCTAGATGGAATTTCAAAATCATTCTTATCGTATAAATCCCAATACCTTTTAGGTGCATTAAATGGTAAATGCGGCTTGCTTAAACCTACAAACATGATAAATTTATCATCTTTAACTTTTTGCAATGTTTCTATAGCATAATTTGCTACACGACCATCTTTATAGGCTTCATCTGGCACGTCTGCATCTTCAAAAGCTGGTCCTTTTAGTGGTTGAACACCTTGATCTTTAAGGCGCTTCATTAAGGCTATATTTTCTGGTTTTA from Nonlabens arenilitoris harbors:
- a CDS encoding cytochrome-c peroxidase → MRIQFYFLLFIASITISCQNEKDDYIPTDQVILSNVFGSKIDLNNLDSYQNNDIPSYIRFSNQGNAIENDKATLGRILFYDTKLSTNNSISCASCHQQEHAFSDTAIASTGVNGMTGRHSMRLVNVGFQPSTNFFWNERVNSLENQVTQPIKDHAEMGFSGENGAPSFDDLLIKLSATDYYQVLFKHIYGDIAVTEERLQECLSQFVLSIQSFDSRYDDGLLATGNPGPGFPNYNMSENRGKFLFITTPENGGAGCVSCHVPPEFAIKNNIHNNGVIATIADPNVFDHDNTRSPSLRDLENPEGFINGPLMHNGTFTTLLEMVEHYNSIDMTNQQLLDPLLFDSIGPNGPIGQQLQLTDNDKTALINFLKTLTGTDIYTNPKWSDPFAD
- a CDS encoding GH25 family lysozyme — protein: MNFKKWWFILSIIGVISILLFQYKKPIYRWFYNLNKYDASMVYKSDHIKKYAIHGIDVSHHQGIIEWDNIEHPDSTMQIDFVFIRAVVGTELDNRFKENWSGATKSQIKKGAYHYYWSNVNSAKQAAVFINQVVLHKGDLPPVLDIEDISNVQNKASLRKGLKNWIKIIKDHYGVQPIIYSGEAFYRDVLMPDSYFEEYPRIWIANYNRINAPRIEWDFWQYSDRFPVDGIKTLVDGNVFQGSQHDFEALLVP
- a CDS encoding DUF1801 domain-containing protein produces the protein MNPAHDYIYRSPEPYRSIMMHLQSLIESTIPEAQLNYKWHLPFYYLDEKKMFCFLNFRKKFVDLGMSYGNELTNQHGKLVAGEGRKMLRSLRFESLEEIDDQVVIETLLELKEIRLNHKKKK
- a CDS encoding winged helix-turn-helix domain-containing protein, whose translation is MSLINKLNKAFDHRIRLGIMSVLVVNDHADFKELKELLDVTDGNLASHAKALEKEEYIRVEKSFIGRKPNTKYIATDVGKLEFKKHIAALEKLLGG
- a CDS encoding Coq4 family protein, producing MRELLVSLGFTISSKMYVFFKKGTSWHLQTKQLLSYPNHSLGFHLGCFLLKHKFEPQPRCEDHDVFHVLTGYKVDTAQEIAMQFWLWGNGKRSPFVALAMLIGLLLYPDCYNSFTRAYLKGQYSKAIHHIDFSQHLSSPISNFKTNSNTISS
- a CDS encoding DUF4153 domain-containing protein: MKKTIVIILGGITFATLFYNHFLGLNTAVYALFLIIALAIMNTKSLLKPTIIASAAGMIASSIAIMMHGSGMAVMCYFLSVFLFIGMVASSQASIYTSWFNGLYNLFFGMFHDFIFNIQKIKEEPTSTYAVSQIIKITVIPILLIILFSYLYSLANPVFAEWLGFIDLSFIDGLWFFTAILGGFIMGNIAQPNAIDPLTANDINTDNFLKSKELENPEIEKAKNELQLGTFSISALNILLVIVLITELMFILNIKDFAASELSDAVHSGVYASIVSIILAVVIIAIFFRGSINFIRENGTLKTLTFIWIGLNSLLIASIFTKTFLYIDQYGLSMKRIGVVVYLTLCLIGLFTTFLKVQHQLNFVYLWRRNLAVSFVIISIFSLFNWSAIVTDYNLNNDFVDHKQLERLLPQNALILKKHGLYDDAQELNNNLGYSSARYWEEHFTNRQWQDFNYIAYQIKKENNQDAQSNP
- a CDS encoding DUF1361 domain-containing protein, coding for MKTLIINRFKELSILLMLSLTSIVLLTVRIKITHDFYMLFLVWNLFLAILPYVISLWLETSIASTYYKRTHKWLTVPIFTIWLLILPNAPYIITDLIHIRNASGAFLIYDSILIASFAITGCWAGFMSLHQMINSLSSIHIIKREVHQTVLPYLILFLCAIGIYLGRDLRWNSWDIIQQPAKLFTDTLSIFIHPLTHQTAWLQIIPMSLFLMVLYKLFLQYEAKS
- a CDS encoding DUF2809 domain-containing protein, which encodes MKRSLKIKYAILAIVIFLIEVFIALYINDSFIRPFLGDVLVVGLIYCAVMAFTSYRVVTIAISTLIFSYMVELAQYAQVVNLLGLSDNKWARIIIGTSFSWWDMVCYTLGFIIILLIEKNKRIMKISQ
- a CDS encoding NAD(P)-dependent oxidoreductase — translated: MKFAIIRERKNPPDRRVVFTPEQLGRLNHAFAKAEFTVESSSIRIFSDAQYAASGINVQEDVSSADVMIGVKEVPIDALIANKKYFFFSHTIKKQPYNRELLRAILNKKIELYDHETIVKKNGARLIGFGRYAGIVGAYNGFRALGLRDGLFELPKVESLPDYKSLKAELHRIKCDLPPINIAMTGVGKVAGGIIEVLEELHIHALKPKEYLQLGQFNNVQTVYTQLDVVDYYTRKDGYKPTKTECYNNPELLKSDFMKYAKVTDMLITGHFYGNGAPYFFTREDMKAADFKINLVADVSCDIDGPIACTIRPSTIADPIYAYDTLTEKEVPFKSAGAITVMAVDNLPCELPKDASEGFGEMFEKHVIPAFFNGDKNGILERARMTTSEGTLTERFSYLQDFVDSKE
- a CDS encoding plastocyanin/azurin family copper-binding protein, producing the protein MKKVIAFLTIALALTATSQAQHSMKKDKMMDAPVKTIALEQVAGEFVQKEIKVNPGTYVFTVTNNEVGHDVGFVLVKKGDDISNPKNHIQTAYVTQAVATGQTQSSQATTLSAGSYYYFCPLNPTATDNLLIVE